TATTATTTCCTCTACAGGTGCTAACGATATATCTAATTCATCAATAAGAACAACAAATGCCTTATTGATAATCTTTAAAACCTCTCAGCACGGTTATCGATTTTATGAATCTTTTATTCTGCACTAGCATGATTTTTTTCTCAAAAATCTACATTATTCTTTTTCTATAAGAAAAAACTAGCAAATCTCACTAAAATATGGTATAAAACGCGCGCTACTTTTCACATTCATTTTTCAAAAATATTTGTGAAATAAAGCACAAATTTTAAAACTTAATTAACGTTATAACACACACATATCATTACTCTTTTCCGGGGTGCCTTTTACTTTGTGTATTAAGGTCGGATAAAGCGGATATGTGGAGGCATAACCCCAACGTCAAAATGAGGAAATCATGACTACAGTATCAATGCGCGATATGTTACAAGCAGGTGTACACTTTGGACACCAAACTCGTTATTGGAACCCAAAAATGAAACCATTTATTTTTGGTGCACGCAACAAAGTACACATCATCAATCTTGAAAAAACAGTACCTATGTTCAATGAAGCATTAGCTGAATTAAACAAGATTGCTGCGCGTAAAGGTAAAATTTTATTTGTTGGCACAAAACGTGCTGCAAGTGAAGCAATTAAACAAGCAGCTGAAAGCTGTGGACAATACTACGTTAATCACCGCTGGTTAGGTGGTATGTTGACTAACTGGAAAACAGTACGTCAATCAATCAAACGTCTTAAAGATTTAGAAACACAAGCTAATGATGGTACATTTGATAAATTAACCAAAAAAGAAGCGCTTATGCGTGCTCGTGAAATGGCTAAATTAGAAAATAGCTTGGGTGGAATTAAAAATATGGGTGGCTTACCCGATGTGATTTTTGTAATTGGTGCAGACCATGAACATATCGCAATCAAAGAAGCTAACAATTTAGGTATTCCAGTCATTGCTGTTGTTGATACTAATTCAGATCCAGATGGTATTGATTACATCGTTCCTGGTAATGATGATGCGATCCGTGCAATTCAATTATATGCAAATGCGGTTGCTGAAGCAGTTCGTTCTGGTCGTGAACAAAATCAATCTCCAGTATCTGAAGAAAGCTTTGTTGAAGAAGCTCCAGCAGCAGAGTAATAAACTCAAATATTTTCAGGGTCGATAATATCATCGACCCATTCTAATGAAAATCATCAAAATGGTTAAATAGAGGATTTAAAAATGGCTGAAGTTACCGCTTCTATGGTAAAAGAACTGCGTGAAAGAACTGGCGCAGGTATGATGGAATGTAAGAAAGCATTAGTTGAAGCAAATGGTGATATCGATCTTGCTATCGATAACATGCGTAAATCAGGTCAAGCAAAAGCAGCTAAAAAAGCTGGTCGTGTTGCAGCTGAAGGTGTGATTATTTCTAAAATCTCTTCTGATAAAAAATCAGGTGTTATTCTAGAAATCAACTGTGAAACTGACTTTGTTGCTAAAGATGCAGGTTTTATCGCATTTAGTGAAAAAGTAGCAACTGCGGCATTAAATGATCACATTACTGATCTTGCTGCTTTACAAGCAAAATTTGAAGAAGAGCGTACCGCTTTAGTTGCTAAAATTGGTGAAAATATCGGTATTCGTCGTGTTCAAGAGATCACTGGTGATGTTGTTGGTAGTTACCAACATGGTGCACGTATCGGTGTATTAGTTGCAGCAAACAGTGGCTGTGATGAAGAATTAGTGAAACATATTGCAATGCACATCGCTGCAAGCAAACCAGAATATGTTGACCCAAGTGATGTACCTGCTGATGTGGTTGAACATGAACGTAATATTCAAATCGATATTGCAATGCAATCAGGTAAACCTCGTGAAATCGCAGAAAAAATGGTTGAAGGCCGTATGCGTAAATTCACTGGTGAAGTATCACTTACTGGTCAACCATTTGTAATGGATCCAAGTAAAACAGTTGGTGATTTACTTGCTGAGAAAAAAGCAACAATTGCAACATTTATCCGCTTCGAAGTGGGTGAAGGTATCGAAAAAGTCGAAGTTGACTTTGCAGCCGAGGTTGCTGCGATATCAAAACAATCTTAATTGTTTTTATCGAAACCGCCGTAATGGCGGTTTTGTTTATCTGCAAAATATTTTAAAATGATTGCCAGCTAGTTATTCTAGATTTTTAAGTAATAAAATATAGTGAGATTTCATATGGTAACCCCTTTCTATAAACGTATCCTTCTTAAACTCAGTGGTGAAGCATTACAAGGTGATGAAGGTTTTGGTATTGATCCAACCGTTCTTGATCGTATGGCACAAGAAATTAAAGAACTTATCGACATGGAAGTTCAGGTTGCTGTTGTTATCGGAGGTGGTAACCTATTTCGTGGTGCAGGACTTGCTAAAGCGGGTATGAACCGTGTTGTTGGTGACCATATGGGGATGCTAGCAACAGTTATGAATGGCCTTGCCATGCGTGATGCTTTGCACCGAATTGAAGTTAATGCACGTTTGATGTCGGCAATCCCATTAAACGGAGTTTGCGACGATTATCGCTGGACTGAAGCAATTAGCTTGC
This Gilliamella sp. ESL0443 DNA region includes the following protein-coding sequences:
- the rpsB gene encoding 30S ribosomal protein S2; amino-acid sequence: MTTVSMRDMLQAGVHFGHQTRYWNPKMKPFIFGARNKVHIINLEKTVPMFNEALAELNKIAARKGKILFVGTKRAASEAIKQAAESCGQYYVNHRWLGGMLTNWKTVRQSIKRLKDLETQANDGTFDKLTKKEALMRAREMAKLENSLGGIKNMGGLPDVIFVIGADHEHIAIKEANNLGIPVIAVVDTNSDPDGIDYIVPGNDDAIRAIQLYANAVAEAVRSGREQNQSPVSEESFVEEAPAAE
- the tsf gene encoding translation elongation factor Ts is translated as MAEVTASMVKELRERTGAGMMECKKALVEANGDIDLAIDNMRKSGQAKAAKKAGRVAAEGVIISKISSDKKSGVILEINCETDFVAKDAGFIAFSEKVATAALNDHITDLAALQAKFEEERTALVAKIGENIGIRRVQEITGDVVGSYQHGARIGVLVAANSGCDEELVKHIAMHIAASKPEYVDPSDVPADVVEHERNIQIDIAMQSGKPREIAEKMVEGRMRKFTGEVSLTGQPFVMDPSKTVGDLLAEKKATIATFIRFEVGEGIEKVEVDFAAEVAAISKQS
- the pyrH gene encoding UMP kinase codes for the protein MVTPFYKRILLKLSGEALQGDEGFGIDPTVLDRMAQEIKELIDMEVQVAVVIGGGNLFRGAGLAKAGMNRVVGDHMGMLATVMNGLAMRDALHRIEVNARLMSAIPLNGVCDDYRWTEAISLLKHGKVVILSAGTGNPFFTTDSAACLRGIEIEADVVLKATKVDGVYSADPVKNPNATLYKTLNYEKVLDDELKVMDLAAFTLARDHNLPICVFNMNKPGALRRVILGEQEGTLINNQTTVSC